From a region of the Methanolobus tindarius DSM 2278 genome:
- the feoB gene encoding ferrous iron transport protein B, with protein sequence MEGRKIKIALTGNPNVGKTTLFNALTGSRQHVGNWPGVTVEKKSGRVSYKDYDIEVIDLPGTYSLTAYSMDEIVARDFIIEEKPDIVIQVVDASNLERNLYLTTQLMELGSEILIVLNMCDIAEERGDRIYIDKMEELLATPVIRTVASQKKGICDLLDKVIEQKEIQQHHGHEIGYGNEIEDKILEIEKVLAEDETRDIRYPLRWLSIRLLEGDSNVAGKISQSPVYDRVMQIIDSIDQEEYEAEIADKRYLAINTVFPQMCTRANDKLTKSDMIDRVLTNKYLGIPIFLALMWGAFELTFAFATPFMDMIDIASTWFADYVSSSLQPAWLASLVGDGIIGGVGAVLVFVPNIFILFFLLSLLEGSGYLARAAFIMDKLMYKIGMHGKSFIPMLMGFGCNVPAIMAARSIEDEKDRLITILVVPFVSCGARLPIYVLFAGTFFGRQAGTVIFGMYILGIIIAIISAKLLRATVVKGKPAPFIMELPPYRVPTLKTSLIHMWDNGFMYIKKAGTIILVGVVVIWALASFPWGVQYGSEDSYVGSLGHAVEPILKPLGFDWKISVALIFGLVAKEIVVASMGVLYGAGDNSDVLSDRLLADSGLTALNSLSLMAFSLLYMPCVATVGVIRKETGSWKWTIFAIFYGIIVAWLTAFVIYQGGVLLGY encoded by the coding sequence ATGGAAGGCAGGAAAATAAAGATAGCATTAACAGGAAACCCTAATGTAGGTAAGACTACGCTATTTAATGCGCTGACAGGTTCCAGGCAGCATGTGGGTAACTGGCCTGGTGTCACCGTGGAAAAAAAGAGTGGCAGGGTCTCGTACAAAGATTATGACATCGAAGTCATAGACCTGCCGGGCACTTACAGCCTTACTGCTTATTCAATGGATGAGATAGTTGCCCGTGATTTTATCATTGAGGAGAAACCGGATATTGTCATTCAGGTAGTGGATGCATCCAATCTAGAAAGGAATCTCTATCTTACAACCCAGCTCATGGAGCTTGGTTCTGAAATTCTCATTGTACTCAATATGTGTGATATTGCAGAGGAAAGAGGCGACCGTATCTATATAGATAAGATGGAAGAGCTTCTTGCAACTCCTGTGATAAGGACTGTTGCCAGCCAGAAAAAAGGTATCTGCGATCTTCTGGATAAGGTTATTGAACAAAAAGAGATCCAGCAACATCATGGTCACGAAATAGGATATGGAAATGAGATTGAGGACAAAATCCTTGAGATAGAGAAAGTACTTGCTGAGGATGAAACGCGAGACATCAGATATCCACTCAGATGGTTAAGCATACGCCTTCTTGAGGGAGATAGTAATGTTGCTGGGAAGATCTCACAAAGTCCTGTTTATGATCGGGTAATGCAGATAATCGATTCCATTGATCAGGAGGAATATGAAGCTGAAATCGCTGATAAGCGCTATCTTGCAATCAATACTGTCTTTCCTCAGATGTGTACCCGTGCCAACGACAAACTTACAAAATCTGATATGATTGACAGGGTGCTTACCAACAAGTACCTTGGTATTCCAATATTTTTAGCACTTATGTGGGGTGCATTTGAGCTGACATTTGCCTTTGCAACCCCTTTTATGGATATGATTGACATTGCATCAACATGGTTTGCAGATTATGTGTCATCAAGTCTTCAACCTGCATGGCTCGCATCCCTTGTAGGTGACGGTATCATCGGTGGTGTGGGTGCTGTACTTGTATTTGTGCCAAATATCTTCATATTGTTCTTCCTGCTATCACTTCTGGAAGGAAGCGGTTATCTTGCCAGAGCAGCGTTTATTATGGACAAGCTGATGTATAAGATAGGCATGCATGGCAAGTCATTCATCCCGATGCTTATGGGATTCGGATGTAACGTGCCTGCTATAATGGCTGCAAGGAGCATAGAGGATGAAAAGGACAGACTTATCACTATATTAGTAGTGCCCTTTGTTTCATGCGGAGCCAGACTTCCTATATATGTATTGTTTGCAGGAACTTTCTTTGGCAGGCAGGCAGGCACTGTGATATTTGGTATGTATATACTGGGGATTATTATTGCCATAATATCTGCCAAGTTACTCAGGGCAACAGTTGTTAAAGGCAAACCTGCGCCATTTATCATGGAGCTTCCGCCTTACAGAGTCCCGACTTTGAAAACAAGTCTTATACACATGTGGGACAATGGTTTCATGTACATCAAGAAAGCCGGTACTATTATACTAGTAGGTGTTGTGGTAATCTGGGCACTTGCATCGTTTCCATGGGGCGTGCAATATGGAAGTGAGGATAGTTATGTAGGCTCACTCGGTCATGCAGTAGAACCCATTCTTAAGCCACTTGGTTTTGACTGGAAAATTTCAGTTGCATTAATATTCGGACTTGTTGCCAAGGAAATAGTTGTTGCTTCAATGGGTGTTCTTTACGGAGCCGGTGACAATTCAGATGTGCTTAGTGACAGATTACTTGCAGATTCCGGTTTAACTGCTTTGAATTCCCTCAGTCTTATGGCTTTCAGTTTGCTGTATATGCCATGTGTGGCAACTGTAGGTGTTATCAGAAAAGAGACCGGTTCATGGAAATGGACAATATTTGCAATTTTTTACGGAATTATTGTGGCTTGGCTCACTGCATTTGTAATATATCAGGGAGGTGTTCTGCTTGGATATTAA
- a CDS encoding GTP-binding protein: MKILVVGGFLGSGKTSTIIRLGKEFSEAGQKVAVIVNEIGEVGLDGDVISKYGLDMTELTSGCICCSLKVNMKTTLTILNRDYQPDVILIEPTGIAFPQIIKNEIDLMDLKNTTVQPLVTLIDGSRFKQLMKEAKNFAMRQIIDAEILCINKIDLVDDIRLPILEASVQQLNPKAKVLLLSSSREDEHWFEFVELAMGDAPSQHGHHELKTTSADTEVIDEATGKPVEQTMDSIEASGIASYATEFVLDGRIATDVAQATARDIMTALKSKVIELSPEFVGHIKLFIESGSNTVKTNLTAYDQDITMEVIDTETGQVPRLKVLSAVSSIDRDKLVNIVNDTISEKLGDQNIVFKHNKPHDHDHDHGHIKPIDLVNNN, translated from the coding sequence ATGAAAATACTCGTTGTTGGTGGATTTTTAGGTAGTGGAAAAACATCCACCATTATTCGTTTAGGAAAAGAATTTAGTGAAGCCGGCCAGAAGGTTGCAGTTATTGTCAATGAAATTGGTGAAGTAGGTCTTGATGGTGATGTCATTTCCAAATATGGTCTTGATATGACTGAGCTTACAAGTGGTTGCATTTGCTGTTCTCTTAAAGTTAATATGAAAACAACTTTGACCATTCTTAACAGGGATTACCAGCCTGATGTCATATTAATAGAGCCAACAGGAATTGCATTCCCACAGATAATCAAGAATGAAATAGATCTGATGGACCTGAAGAATACCACAGTTCAACCTCTTGTAACACTGATTGATGGTAGCAGGTTTAAGCAACTGATGAAGGAAGCAAAGAATTTTGCAATGCGTCAGATAATTGATGCTGAAATCTTATGTATTAATAAGATCGATCTTGTTGACGATATACGTTTGCCTATTCTTGAAGCCTCTGTGCAGCAATTAAATCCAAAGGCAAAAGTGCTCCTCCTTTCATCCTCCCGGGAAGATGAACACTGGTTTGAATTTGTCGAACTTGCAATGGGCGATGCTCCCAGTCAGCATGGTCATCATGAGTTAAAGACCACAAGTGCGGATACTGAGGTCATTGATGAGGCAACAGGGAAGCCTGTAGAGCAGACAATGGATTCCATTGAGGCTTCAGGTATAGCCAGTTATGCTACTGAGTTTGTACTGGATGGTCGCATTGCCACAGATGTCGCACAGGCAACAGCCAGGGATATTATGACAGCTCTAAAATCTAAGGTTATAGAGCTCAGTCCTGAATTTGTGGGGCACATTAAGCTCTTCATTGAATCCGGTTCTAATACTGTAAAGACTAATCTTACGGCATATGATCAGGATATTACCATGGAAGTCATTGATACGGAGACCGGGCAAGTGCCAAGACTAAAGGTTCTCTCGGCAGTTTCAAGTATTGACCGTGACAAGCTTGTGAATATAGTAAATGATACTATTTCTGAAAAACTGGGCGACCAGAATATAGTTTTCAAGCACAACAAGCCTCATGATCATGATCATGATCATGGGCATATCAAACCAATAGATTTAGTCAATAACAATTGA
- a CDS encoding UPF0280 family protein has product MKEYFRLKETIVTIQADSEVYIEVARESIRKNRRELESFIAYDPFFQSTLEPYDHNGDFPEVVSRLINAGNAMGIGPMSAVAGTISALAVEAMVDAGAKFAIVDNGGDIAIINDRPVLMGIYAGNSALKNLGFVMEARDSITGVCTSSGSVGPSISFGMADAAVVFSDDVSLADAAATALGNATDVGRDAVEASFDVVKNVEGIKGAIVIQGEFMGFWGDVPDIQRADVKYECITKG; this is encoded by the coding sequence ATGAAAGAGTATTTCAGGCTGAAGGAGACCATTGTTACAATTCAGGCAGACTCAGAAGTATATATTGAAGTTGCCCGTGAGTCAATAAGGAAAAATCGCAGGGAACTTGAATCATTTATTGCATATGACCCTTTTTTCCAGAGTACCCTTGAGCCTTATGACCACAATGGTGATTTTCCTGAAGTTGTCAGCAGGCTGATAAACGCAGGAAATGCCATGGGTATCGGACCAATGAGTGCCGTGGCAGGCACGATATCTGCCCTTGCGGTGGAAGCTATGGTTGATGCCGGGGCTAAGTTTGCTATTGTGGATAACGGCGGTGACATTGCTATTATCAACGATCGGCCTGTACTTATGGGGATTTATGCAGGTAATTCCGCTCTAAAGAATCTTGGTTTTGTAATGGAAGCAAGAGACTCAATCACAGGTGTTTGTACATCTTCTGGTAGTGTTGGTCCTTCCATAAGTTTTGGAATGGCAGATGCTGCGGTTGTATTTTCAGATGATGTATCCCTTGCAGATGCTGCGGCAACTGCTCTTGGAAATGCTACTGATGTCGGGAGGGATGCAGTTGAAGCTTCCTTTGATGTTGTAAAGAATGTCGAAGGAATAAAAGGAGCAATTGTTATTCAGGGTGAGTTCATGGGTTTCTGGGGAGATGTGCCTGATATCCAGAGGGCTGATGTAAAATATGAATGCATCACCAAAGGCTGA
- a CDS encoding metal-dependent transcriptional regulator: MTTERTEDYLKVIEKIIERKGYAQVKDVSRELDISSPSVTGMFKKLTKMGYINYEKYGGVTLTSEGEKIAKCTMEKHGVIKDFLLILGLDKEIADQDACKIEHVLAPETFETLTKFVEFMNMKDEWPYWLDHFNYYCETGKYIDCSPSAKDTCPIHGKTHDK, from the coding sequence ATGACAACTGAGAGAACTGAAGATTATCTGAAGGTCATCGAGAAGATAATTGAAAGAAAAGGCTATGCACAGGTCAAGGATGTTTCAAGGGAACTTGATATTAGTTCTCCGAGTGTCACCGGAATGTTCAAGAAGCTTACCAAGATGGGTTACATCAATTATGAGAAATACGGTGGTGTCACACTTACTTCTGAAGGTGAAAAAATAGCAAAATGCACCATGGAGAAGCACGGTGTCATTAAAGACTTTTTACTCATTTTGGGTCTGGATAAGGAAATTGCAGATCAGGATGCCTGTAAGATAGAGCATGTACTGGCACCGGAAACATTTGAAACGCTCACCAAGTTCGTAGAGTTTATGAATATGAAGGATGAATGGCCATACTGGCTGGACCATTTCAACTATTATTGTGAAACAGGCAAGTACATTGATTGCAGTCCATCTGCAAAAGATACCTGCCCCATTCATGGTAAAACTCATGACAAGTGA
- a CDS encoding 4Fe-4S binding protein: MKIKINISSDILTKPIMAEAILETGVLLNISQAHFDRSHGEVVADVESDRFDEMCKALTNKGAMVIKLDIPIKWDEDECVECSACVSVCPTKVFSLAEDFSLVVDDKKCIQCGTCVDMCPHNALSLGNNK; the protein is encoded by the coding sequence TTGAAGATCAAGATCAATATTTCAAGTGATATACTCACAAAACCAATAATGGCGGAAGCTATACTGGAAACTGGTGTACTGCTGAACATCTCCCAGGCACATTTTGACCGTTCCCACGGCGAAGTCGTTGCGGATGTTGAATCGGATAGGTTTGATGAAATGTGTAAGGCACTGACAAATAAAGGTGCAATGGTCATAAAGCTGGATATACCTATCAAATGGGATGAGGATGAGTGTGTTGAGTGCAGTGCATGTGTTTCTGTCTGTCCGACAAAGGTTTTCTCTCTTGCAGAAGATTTCAGTCTGGTTGTAGATGATAAAAAATGCATCCAGTGTGGAACATGCGTAGATATGTGTCCCCACAACGCTTTATCACTTGGCAATAACAAGTGA
- a CDS encoding FeoA family protein yields the protein MNEDQETTLDTLKPGEKASITKVRVKGTARRKLMDMGMVAGTEIELVRNAPLGDPMDYNIKGYHLSIRKEEAKQIFITKL from the coding sequence TTGAACGAAGATCAGGAGACCACACTGGATACGCTAAAACCCGGAGAGAAAGCCAGTATAACAAAGGTAAGGGTCAAAGGCACTGCAAGGCGAAAACTCATGGATATGGGAATGGTTGCAGGAACTGAGATTGAACTTGTCAGGAATGCTCCTCTTGGGGATCCCATGGATTATAATATAAAAGGTTACCACCTGTCTATCCGTAAAGAAGAAGCAAAACAGATATTCATTACCAAGCTCTGA
- the mtaC gene encoding methanol--corrinoid protein MtaC has product MDVDPSKILVRYNVAKEKAQTPEEMAAEMYPSAEPGKTICAAIFDGEEDDVIEGLEKAIEGGADPVALIDDVLMVGMKIVTDLYDQGVIFLPNVMMSADAMLEGIEFCKEQGGAAPKPKGKVVCHVAEGDVHDIGKSIVAALLRAAGYEVVDLGRDVPVDEVIAAVKKESPMMLTGTALMTTTMYAFKEVNDRLLESGIKIPFQCGGGAVNQDFVTQYELGIYGEEAADAPKMADAILSGKGLAQLKEQFHKH; this is encoded by the coding sequence ATGGATGTAGACCCAAGCAAAATATTAGTTAGGTACAATGTTGCTAAAGAAAAAGCACAGACACCTGAAGAGATGGCAGCTGAGATGTATCCAAGCGCAGAGCCTGGAAAGACAATTTGTGCAGCAATCTTTGATGGAGAAGAAGACGACGTAATCGAAGGTCTTGAGAAGGCAATCGAGGGCGGAGCAGATCCAGTAGCACTCATCGACGACGTGCTTATGGTAGGAATGAAGATCGTCACAGACTTATACGACCAGGGTGTCATCTTCCTGCCAAACGTAATGATGTCAGCAGATGCAATGCTTGAAGGTATCGAATTCTGTAAGGAACAGGGTGGCGCAGCACCAAAACCAAAAGGAAAGGTTGTTTGCCACGTAGCAGAAGGTGACGTACACGACATCGGTAAGTCAATTGTAGCAGCACTCCTCAGAGCAGCTGGTTACGAAGTAGTTGACCTTGGCCGTGATGTACCAGTCGACGAAGTTATCGCAGCTGTAAAGAAGGAAAGCCCAATGATGCTTACCGGTACAGCATTGATGACCACAACCATGTACGCATTCAAGGAAGTCAACGACAGACTCCTCGAGTCCGGTATCAAGATACCATTCCAGTGCGGTGGCGGAGCAGTAAACCAGGACTTCGTAACACAGTACGAGCTCGGAATCTATGGTGAAGAGGCAGCAGACGCACCAAAGATGGCAGACGCAATCCTTTCAGGAAAGGGTCTTGCACAGCTTAAGGAGCAGTTCCACAAACACTAA
- a CDS encoding pyridoxal phosphate-dependent aminotransferase, translating to MLSEKVANIPPFYVMEVLERAQQLEEEGRSIIHLEIGEPDFPTASHICDAAKAAMCAGNTRYTHSQGLIELRQAIAKNYKDRFDVDIDPGQIIVTSGTSPAMLLLFLALIDQGDEIIMSNPHYACYPNFVTTAGGVPDFIYTNEDNGFMLQPDELATHINPKTKAILINSPSNPTGQVLPAETLQRIAKVAGDVPVISDEIYQGLVYEGEDHTILEYTDNAFVLNGFSKLYAMTGWRLGYLISPMQYVRTLQKVQQNLFISTNAFVQHAGVAALEGPQEQTLEMVKTYNERRLYLIKRLRGIGFDIKVEPKGAYYVLADARKFSEDSLALSRQILEDIGVAVTPGIDFGQGGEGHLRFSYANSLGNIKEGMDRLEKYLNKERC from the coding sequence ATGTTATCTGAAAAAGTCGCAAACATTCCTCCATTTTACGTAATGGAGGTACTGGAAAGGGCACAACAGCTTGAAGAAGAGGGAAGAAGCATAATCCACCTTGAGATAGGTGAACCTGATTTTCCAACAGCTTCGCATATCTGTGATGCTGCAAAGGCTGCAATGTGCGCAGGTAATACAAGATACACACACAGCCAGGGGCTTATAGAACTGCGGCAGGCTATTGCAAAGAACTATAAAGACAGGTTTGATGTGGATATTGATCCCGGGCAGATAATTGTAACTTCAGGTACCAGTCCTGCGATGCTCTTGCTTTTCCTTGCGCTTATTGATCAGGGTGATGAGATTATAATGTCAAATCCGCATTATGCATGTTATCCGAATTTTGTAACAACTGCTGGTGGAGTGCCTGATTTCATTTACACCAATGAGGACAATGGTTTCATGTTACAGCCAGATGAGCTTGCCACACATATCAATCCTAAAACAAAAGCGATTCTTATCAATTCCCCATCTAATCCTACTGGACAGGTGCTGCCCGCAGAAACTCTGCAGAGGATTGCAAAGGTTGCAGGCGATGTCCCAGTTATATCTGATGAAATTTATCAGGGACTTGTCTATGAAGGTGAGGATCATACTATATTAGAGTATACTGATAATGCCTTTGTTCTTAATGGTTTTTCCAAGTTGTATGCCATGACCGGCTGGCGGCTTGGCTATCTGATTTCACCGATGCAGTATGTCAGAACCTTGCAGAAAGTGCAGCAGAACCTTTTCATTTCCACAAATGCATTTGTCCAGCATGCAGGTGTTGCCGCTCTAGAAGGTCCGCAGGAGCAGACGCTGGAGATGGTAAAGACATACAACGAGAGACGTCTTTATCTTATTAAGAGGCTCAGGGGGATTGGTTTTGATATAAAGGTCGAGCCCAAAGGCGCTTATTATGTTCTTGCAGATGCTCGTAAGTTCAGTGAGGATTCACTTGCACTTAGCAGGCAGATACTTGAGGATATTGGGGTTGCCGTTACTCCTGGTATTGATTTTGGTCAGGGTGGCGAAGGACATTTACGTTTTTCCTATGCTAACAGTCTCGGGAACATAAAGGAAGGTATGGACAGGCTTGAAAAATACCTGAATAAAGAACGATGTTAA
- a CDS encoding methylamine methyltransferase corrinoid protein reductive activase gives MKLGVAIDIGTSGIRAQKIDLDTGDIQKTVITLRNPLPGANVMDHLDFAITYGLDLAQGLHVNAVKHVIETLGVKPEELERMSICGNPIQLSIFQGIPIDDLAYAGERKKERLNIQESDRSARIIDCSEIKGLDVYPNAQLVVPPAIRHEVGADALALIIKSGFLDTKETAIATDYGTNAEMALIHEGTIYTGSAAAGPALEGQQIKYGNLASPFVISDVEFEGKNMRNYVLDDEMNTVKAQLINPNNGDIIEEDSIKAKGITGTGVIAIIEAGMKDGIITLPKINTPDHILYLQDKIKFFESDVEAAGLAIGAIRAGHLALCNAAGVEVSDVKKAYMSGAAGTYMDAVKAHQVGMVPFDVDEVIQIGNTSLIVAREILLSEDRLWELQDIAAKIVSNHVMFATDPAFKEAYIQEISYWTEGMPFKMLKKFLKKKGLPKIDLPEKETTVTKVVEKDIPVLGPEGLQVIEQVGTYLTMKVDCPECPKCIKVCPNDAITIDDEGVVMISSDLCDGANCKRCINACPKETFRWENLVVMENA, from the coding sequence ATGAAACTTGGAGTTGCAATAGACATAGGTACCAGTGGTATCAGAGCACAGAAAATAGATCTTGACACTGGTGATATCCAGAAGACAGTTATAACTCTCCGTAACCCGCTCCCTGGGGCAAACGTTATGGACCACCTGGACTTTGCCATCACTTATGGTCTTGATCTTGCTCAGGGTCTGCACGTCAATGCTGTAAAGCATGTTATAGAGACATTGGGAGTTAAACCGGAAGAACTTGAAAGAATGTCCATTTGTGGAAACCCTATACAGCTTTCAATTTTCCAGGGAATCCCAATCGATGACCTTGCATATGCAGGAGAAAGGAAGAAGGAAAGACTGAACATTCAGGAATCAGACAGAAGTGCCAGGATCATTGATTGTTCAGAAATCAAGGGGCTGGATGTATATCCAAACGCACAGCTTGTTGTTCCACCTGCAATCAGGCATGAAGTTGGTGCCGATGCTCTTGCACTTATTATCAAATCAGGATTCCTTGATACAAAGGAAACTGCAATTGCAACAGACTACGGAACAAATGCTGAAATGGCTCTTATCCATGAAGGTACCATCTATACAGGCTCCGCCGCAGCAGGTCCTGCTCTTGAAGGTCAGCAGATCAAATACGGTAACCTTGCATCTCCATTTGTAATTTCGGATGTTGAATTTGAAGGTAAAAACATGCGTAACTACGTACTTGACGACGAAATGAATACTGTCAAGGCACAGTTGATCAACCCTAACAATGGGGATATCATTGAAGAGGATTCCATTAAGGCAAAGGGAATTACCGGAACAGGTGTTATTGCAATAATTGAAGCAGGAATGAAGGATGGAATTATCACACTTCCAAAGATCAACACACCGGACCACATCCTCTATCTCCAGGACAAAATCAAGTTCTTTGAGAGCGATGTCGAAGCAGCGGGTCTTGCAATCGGTGCTATCCGTGCAGGTCACCTTGCACTCTGTAATGCAGCAGGTGTTGAGGTTTCTGATGTCAAGAAGGCATACATGTCCGGTGCTGCAGGTACTTACATGGACGCTGTCAAGGCACACCAGGTCGGTATGGTTCCATTTGATGTTGACGAAGTTATCCAGATAGGTAACACTTCACTTATTGTTGCAAGGGAAATCCTTCTTTCAGAGGACAGGCTCTGGGAACTCCAGGACATTGCAGCAAAGATTGTCAGCAATCACGTAATGTTTGCAACAGATCCGGCATTTAAGGAAGCATACATCCAGGAGATATCATACTGGACAGAAGGAATGCCATTCAAGATGCTTAAGAAATTCCTCAAGAAGAAGGGACTTCCAAAGATTGACCTTCCTGAGAAAGAAACAACTGTCACCAAGGTTGTTGAGAAAGATATCCCAGTACTCGGTCCGGAAGGACTTCAGGTCATTGAACAGGTCGGTACATATCTTACAATGAAGGTCGACTGTCCAGAATGTCCAAAATGTATCAAAGTTTGTCCAAATGACGCGATCACCATTGATGATGAAGGCGTTGTCATGATCAGTTCAGATCTATGTGATGGTGCAAACTGTAAGAGATGCATTAATGCCTGCCCCAAGGAAACATTCAGGTGGGAGAATCTGGTTGTAATGGAGAATGCTTAA
- the mtaB gene encoding methanol--corrinoid protein co-methyltransferase MtaB: MVKRYTSLAYKAADDMIFGKSVYPVKAELGLEVGAGYVTAEVNYAPRPEAGVSKEKLVSEYRRLTTDIMARAVQIGFPAVSLETEHVEQMTNNPDWGGEIAHVQKTILEEYHEEYGIKCGLRHTPGDIRENRDLLALIGAKYDTLMESFEAVADAGADFLSIETMGGKEILDYAILRNDIPGLVYAIGCLGSIDMTMIWEDIRKIADKKGRIAAGDTDCSQANTAMFIAGGLLDKNLAHTIAIIARAISAPRTLAGYEAGAQGPGKDCGYENTIVKAITGCPIAQEGKTSTCAHADVMGNLVMQCCDLWSNESVEYHGEFGGTSVQCWSESLNYDAAMLNVATETGNAKMLRDILVLSDKYRDPQGYVLAYDNAYKVAESIAKDGDDLYLRAKNAAISCCDILNDADSKKLVMSKFEIGALNDAKAALDAMTDEADTFMSDSLEKYKAEVAVFRPDDNYKF; this comes from the coding sequence ATGGTAAAAAGATACACATCACTTGCATACAAAGCAGCTGACGACATGATCTTCGGTAAGTCAGTCTACCCAGTAAAAGCAGAGCTCGGATTAGAAGTAGGTGCTGGATACGTTACAGCAGAAGTTAACTATGCACCAAGACCAGAAGCTGGTGTCTCCAAGGAGAAACTTGTTTCTGAATACCGCAGACTCACAACCGACATTATGGCAAGAGCAGTCCAGATCGGTTTCCCTGCAGTATCACTTGAGACAGAACACGTCGAGCAGATGACCAACAACCCAGACTGGGGAGGAGAAATCGCTCACGTCCAGAAGACAATCCTGGAAGAATACCACGAAGAATACGGAATCAAATGTGGTCTCAGACACACACCTGGTGACATCCGTGAGAACCGTGACCTTCTTGCACTTATCGGCGCAAAGTATGACACCCTTATGGAGTCATTCGAAGCTGTAGCAGATGCAGGAGCAGACTTCCTGTCCATCGAAACAATGGGCGGTAAGGAAATTCTCGACTACGCAATCCTCAGGAACGATATTCCTGGTCTCGTATATGCAATTGGCTGCCTCGGTTCAATTGACATGACCATGATCTGGGAAGACATCAGGAAGATCGCAGACAAGAAGGGAAGAATTGCAGCTGGTGACACAGACTGTTCACAGGCAAACACCGCTATGTTCATAGCAGGTGGTCTCCTTGACAAGAACCTTGCACACACCATTGCAATCATCGCAAGAGCAATTTCCGCACCAAGGACACTTGCAGGATATGAAGCAGGTGCTCAGGGTCCAGGAAAGGACTGTGGATACGAGAACACAATCGTAAAAGCAATCACCGGCTGCCCAATCGCTCAGGAAGGAAAGACCTCAACCTGTGCACACGCTGATGTAATGGGTAACCTTGTCATGCAGTGCTGTGACCTCTGGTCAAACGAGTCTGTAGAATACCACGGTGAATTCGGTGGTACCTCAGTACAGTGCTGGTCCGAGTCCCTTAACTACGATGCAGCAATGCTCAACGTAGCAACCGAGACCGGAAACGCAAAGATGCTCCGTGACATCCTCGTACTCTCTGACAAGTACAGAGACCCACAGGGATACGTCCTCGCATACGACAACGCATACAAGGTAGCTGAATCAATCGCAAAGGACGGAGACGACCTTTACCTCCGTGCAAAGAACGCAGCAATCTCATGCTGTGACATCCTGAACGATGCTGACAGCAAGAAACTTGTCATGTCCAAGTTCGAGATCGGTGCACTCAACGATGCAAAGGCAGCACTTGACGCAATGACTGACGAAGCTGACACCTTCATGAGTGACAGCCTCGAGAAGTACAAGGCAGAAGTCGCTGTATTCAGACCAGACGACAACTACAAGTTCTAA